In Spirochaetae bacterium HGW-Spirochaetae-1, the genomic stretch AAGCGGCGGCTCGGCCGCTGCGGTTGCGGCGGGTATGGTTCCCCTGGCTTCGGGAGGAGACGGGGGCGGCTCTATACGGATTCCGGCTTCGTGCTGCGGCCTCTTCGGTATGAAGCCGACCCGTGGAAGGAATCCCTCGGGCCCCGCGGGCGGCGAGGGGTGGCAGGGCGCCGTTGTCGAACACGTAATAACACGATCGGTCAGGGACAGCGCTGCCGTACTCGACTGGACCAATGGCTCGGATCGGGGATCGCGCTGCGTTACCCCGCGGCCCGAACAACCGTACATGAAGGAGATCAAAACAAAACCGGGAAAACTGAAGATTGCTTTTTCCGTCGATTCACCCATCGGAAGATCGGTTCATCCGCAATGCGTTGAAGCGGTCCGGAAAGCGGCGAAGCTTCTGGAATCCCTGGGACATATTGTTGAGGAAACGAAACCCGACATCGACGGTATCGCCCTGGCCAGGTCCTATTTTACCATGTATTACGGCGAGGTTGCAGCTGACATAGAAAAAAGCCGTGAGGCATTGAAGAGAAACCCGCGGAAAAATGATTTTGAGGCTACGACGTGGCTTCTGGGACTTCTGGGACAAAAATTTTCCGCCCGGGATTTTGTTCTATCTCTACGACAGTGGGATCTGGCAGCCAGGGCCATGGGCAGGTTTCACGAAAAATGGGATCTGTACCTGACGCCTACCATGGCCTATCCGCCGGTTCGTGTCGGTGAGCTGCAGCCAAAAGCCTTTGACCGTGCTGCCATGCAGGTTATCAATGCCCTGAAGCTGGGAGGCCTTTTGAAGGCCACGGGAATGGCTGAGGAGATTGCCATGCAGAACCTGGAAAAGACGCCATTTACGCAAATTGCCAATTTTACGGGCCAGCCTGCCATGTCCGTCCCGCTTCACTGGACGCCCGAAGGTCTTCCCGTGGGTGTCCAGTTTATTGCGCCCTTTGGCGGCGAAGCGGTTCTATTCAGGCTTGCGGCCCAGCTGGAAAAGGCGGTACCGTGGTTTAAGAAACGGCCGCCGCTCTAGCAGCAGCCGCCGCTGCCGCAGCCGTCACCACAGCCTTCAGTCTCTTCGCAGCCGCAGGAACAGCCATGGTCATACTGGGCCGTGTCATTAATGGCGATGAGCTCCAGGGAAAAATTTAGGGGTTTTCCCGCCAGGGGATGGTTCATGTCTATGACTACCTCCGATGCCGTCACCGATGTGATGACCGCCGGAATCTGCATGCCGT encodes the following:
- a CDS encoding amidase, with translation MGTLKEYASYDGLGLAELVKKKKVSPRELCETAIQAIEKINPLLNAVICPMFDEGRRTVEGNLQPGPFRGVPFLVKDLVSPYAGVPMQNGSKAYKNFIPDYDSELMGRFKKAGLIVLGKTSTPEFGLMGVTEPELFGPTRNPWNRDHTPGGSSGGSAAAVAAGMVPLASGGDGGGSIRIPASCCGLFGMKPTRGRNPSGPAGGEGWQGAVVEHVITRSVRDSAAVLDWTNGSDRGSRCVTPRPEQPYMKEIKTKPGKLKIAFSVDSPIGRSVHPQCVEAVRKAAKLLESLGHIVEETKPDIDGIALARSYFTMYYGEVAADIEKSREALKRNPRKNDFEATTWLLGLLGQKFSARDFVLSLRQWDLAARAMGRFHEKWDLYLTPTMAYPPVRVGELQPKAFDRAAMQVINALKLGGLLKATGMAEEIAMQNLEKTPFTQIANFTGQPAMSVPLHWTPEGLPVGVQFIAPFGGEAVLFRLAAQLEKAVPWFKKRPPL